One Candidatus Methylomirabilota bacterium DNA segment encodes these proteins:
- a CDS encoding MaoC/PaaZ C-terminal domain-containing protein, which produces MTVPIRATFDDIKVGEEFISPGRTVSETDIVVFAGLSGDYNILHTDAEHMKSSQFGERIAHGLLGLAIQQGLASRIAPELVEQPVAGLAWKFRGPIKIGDTIHVEAKVTGKRDGDRPGWGVVTIERRVLNQRGELVQEGETQHLVERRRG; this is translated from the coding sequence GTGACCGTGCCGATCCGCGCGACCTTCGACGACATCAAGGTGGGCGAAGAGTTCATCTCGCCCGGCCGCACCGTGAGCGAGACGGACATCGTCGTCTTCGCCGGCCTGTCGGGCGACTACAACATCCTCCATACCGACGCCGAGCACATGAAGTCGTCTCAGTTCGGGGAGCGGATCGCTCACGGTCTCCTCGGCCTCGCCATCCAGCAGGGGCTGGCCTCGCGCATCGCCCCCGAGCTGGTCGAGCAGCCCGTCGCTGGCCTTGCGTGGAAGTTCAGAGGGCCCATCAAGATCGGCGACACCATTCACGTGGAGGCCAAGGTCACCGGCAAGCGCGACGGGGACCGCCCGGGCTGGGGGGTCGTGACCATCGAGCGGCGCGTGCTGAATCAACGCGGCGAGCTGGTGCAGGAAGGGGAGACGCAGCACCTCGTCGAGCGGCGCCGTGGCTAG
- the ilvD gene encoding dihydroxy-acid dehydratase, protein MAVDPRHKSRTLLEGTDRAAARAMMKAVGFTDEDLGRPQIGVAHSWIGTMPCNWNHRKLAEKVMQGIRAAGGTPIEVNTVAITDGITMGTEGMKASLISREIVADSVELVARGHMFDGIVTISGCDKTIPAMAMVVGRLDLPGLMLYCGSIMFGRCTGAGQDTSFGGRNLTIQDVFEAVGAYNAGKISLEAFRDVEDHACPGAGACGGQFTANTMATAYEMLGVSPMGWNGIPAVDPRKEEIAFECGKLVMDLVRKGVTPRSLVSRKSFENAIAGVMATGGSTNAVLHLIATARDFGVKLGIDDFDRIAKKTPVLADLKPWGHFTAPEMYEAGGMPVVGKRLLEAGLLHAGEKTVTGKTIGDEVKHASEPAGQKVIRQLTEAIKPTGGIAILRGNVAPEGCVIKLSGQSKYLHRGPARVFEREEDSFKAVKEGKIKPNDVIVIRYEGPKGGPGMREMLHVTGALQGAGLGDSVALMTDGRFSGATHGFMIAHIVPEAAERGPIAAVRNGDIITIDVKKRRLDVQISAAEMKKRLAKWKAPKPGYTSGVFHKYAESVRNASEGAVTS, encoded by the coding sequence ATGGCTGTCGACCCGCGACACAAGAGCCGGACCCTCCTCGAAGGCACCGACCGCGCGGCCGCGCGCGCGATGATGAAGGCCGTGGGCTTCACCGACGAGGACCTCGGGCGGCCGCAGATCGGCGTGGCCCACTCCTGGATCGGCACCATGCCGTGCAACTGGAATCACCGGAAGCTCGCCGAGAAGGTCATGCAGGGCATTCGTGCGGCCGGCGGCACCCCCATCGAGGTGAACACCGTCGCCATCACCGACGGCATCACCATGGGCACCGAGGGGATGAAGGCCTCCCTGATCAGTCGGGAGATCGTGGCCGACTCCGTGGAGCTGGTGGCCCGCGGCCACATGTTCGACGGCATCGTGACGATCTCGGGCTGCGACAAGACCATCCCGGCGATGGCGATGGTGGTGGGCCGGCTCGACTTGCCCGGGCTCATGCTGTACTGCGGCTCCATCATGTTCGGGCGCTGCACGGGCGCCGGGCAGGACACGAGCTTCGGCGGGCGCAACCTCACCATCCAGGACGTGTTCGAGGCGGTCGGGGCCTATAACGCGGGCAAGATCAGCCTCGAGGCCTTCCGCGACGTGGAGGATCACGCCTGCCCCGGCGCGGGCGCATGCGGCGGTCAGTTCACGGCGAACACCATGGCCACCGCCTACGAGATGCTCGGCGTCTCCCCCATGGGCTGGAATGGAATTCCTGCGGTCGATCCGCGTAAGGAGGAGATCGCCTTCGAGTGCGGGAAGCTCGTCATGGACCTGGTGCGGAAGGGCGTCACCCCCCGCTCGCTCGTCAGCCGGAAGAGCTTCGAGAACGCCATCGCGGGCGTGATGGCCACCGGCGGCTCGACCAATGCGGTGCTGCACCTCATCGCCACCGCGCGGGATTTCGGCGTCAAGCTCGGGATCGACGATTTCGACCGCATCGCGAAGAAGACCCCGGTGCTCGCCGACCTCAAGCCGTGGGGACACTTCACCGCGCCCGAGATGTACGAGGCGGGCGGAATGCCGGTGGTGGGCAAACGCCTGCTCGAGGCGGGCCTCCTGCACGCGGGCGAGAAGACCGTCACCGGCAAGACCATTGGCGACGAGGTGAAGCACGCGTCCGAGCCGGCCGGCCAGAAGGTCATCCGGCAGCTGACCGAGGCCATCAAGCCCACCGGCGGCATCGCGATCCTGCGGGGCAACGTCGCCCCCGAGGGCTGCGTGATCAAGCTCTCGGGCCAGTCGAAGTACCTCCACCGCGGGCCGGCGCGCGTGTTCGAGCGCGAAGAAGATTCGTTCAAGGCCGTGAAGGAGGGAAAGATCAAGCCGAACGACGTGATCGTCATCCGCTACGAGGGTCCCAAGGGCGGCCCGGGCATGCGCGAGATGCTCCACGTGACGGGCGCGCTGCAGGGGGCGGGGCTCGGCGACTCCGTGGCGCTGATGACCGACGGACGGTTCTCGGGCGCCACCCACGGCTTCATGATCGCCCACATCGTGCCGGAGGCGGCTGAGCGCGGCCCCATCGCGGCGGTCCGAAACGGCGACATCATCACGATCGACGTGAAGAAGCGCCGCCTCGACGTGCAGATCTCCGCGGCGGAGATGAAGAAGCGTCTGGCGAAGTGGAAGGCGCCCAAACCTGGCTACACGAGCGGCGTCTTCCACAAGTACGCGGAAAGCGTCCGGAACGCGTCCGAGGGTGCTGTCACCAGCTAG
- a CDS encoding sugar ABC transporter permease encodes MSAVPAAPAVAARPLAPRDTLRRRERALGMLMLAPALLYILLLVGVPFVLALVLSVTNSSAGSLDVSFVGLQNFRAVVKSPVFLRALRNTFVFTFVSQLLVIVMGNILARALMKKFLGKSFVRFLILLPWAAPISLATLGWLWIFDSTFSVINWLLKVVGYFGPGQWYFWLGDTTLGMIAIITIHVWRMLPFSTVILLAGLSSIPSEVHEAADIDGAGPLAKALQITLPMMLPILSVAVLFGVVFTFTDMSVVYLLTRGGPYNSTHVLASLAFQDGVLGGDVGRGAAIALFLLPVLVVLAVFMLRVSRRAEVV; translated from the coding sequence ATGAGCGCCGTACCCGCTGCGCCCGCGGTCGCCGCCCGCCCGCTCGCGCCCCGCGATACCCTCCGCCGTCGCGAGCGTGCGCTCGGGATGCTGATGCTGGCCCCCGCGCTGCTCTATATCCTCCTGCTCGTGGGGGTGCCCTTCGTGCTCGCGCTGGTGCTGAGCGTGACCAACTCCTCCGCGGGCAGCCTGGACGTGTCGTTCGTGGGTCTGCAGAACTTCCGGGCGGTGGTGAAGAGCCCGGTCTTCCTCCGCGCCCTCCGGAATACCTTCGTCTTCACCTTCGTGTCGCAGCTCCTCGTCATCGTAATGGGGAACATCCTCGCGCGCGCCCTCATGAAGAAGTTCCTGGGCAAGTCCTTCGTGCGCTTCCTCATCCTCTTGCCCTGGGCGGCGCCCATCTCGCTGGCCACGCTGGGGTGGCTCTGGATCTTCGACTCAACGTTCAGCGTGATCAACTGGCTGCTCAAGGTGGTGGGCTACTTCGGGCCGGGTCAGTGGTACTTCTGGCTCGGCGACACGACCCTCGGCATGATCGCGATCATCACCATCCACGTGTGGCGGATGCTGCCCTTCTCCACCGTCATCCTGCTCGCCGGGCTCAGCTCGATCCCGTCCGAGGTGCACGAGGCGGCCGACATCGACGGCGCCGGCCCCCTCGCCAAGGCCCTTCAGATCACCCTGCCCATGATGCTGCCGATCCTGAGCGTGGCCGTGCTCTTCGGGGTGGTATTCACGTTCACCGACATGAGCGTGGTGTACCTGCTCACGCGCGGCGGTCCCTACAACAGCACCCACGTGCTCGCGAGCTTGGCCTTCCAGGACGGGGTGCTCGGGGGCGACGTGGGACGGGGCGCCGCCATCGCGCTCTTCCTCTTGCCCGTGCTGGTGGTCCTGGCAGTGTTCATGCTGCGCGTCTCGCGGCGCGCCGAGGTGGTCTAG
- a CDS encoding cupin-like domain-containing protein: MLDEKLPDYARLSELTPVPVLKDWSGLTSDDFAGTYADQPVIFQGLATQWPAFRKWTPEFLVQTIGAGTNVEVRQPIALGGTQQQWSARVPMGVFASEVQSVPGLYLAEWYPNSHRPELLADIGPVPDFLDEDWLAALPDPDFSTRGHMPIYWGAAGSATDCHFDNSNTVTWNACLRGTKRWLLFSGREFPEPTWQRKNAAMRLVRSGIATASNRTDKSTGFVTVDGIERYLAGKLGELPHGIKFYWADVPAGDVIYVPWRFFHQVHNVTVSIAMSRYYVARENYEAYLDFLRGVSRTGAMTARVLLGSKGMRRALQSSVTRRVCSGRLGRALTSGALRLTGVKSS, from the coding sequence ATGCTTGATGAGAAACTTCCCGACTACGCCCGCCTCTCGGAACTGACTCCGGTTCCCGTCTTGAAGGACTGGTCCGGGCTGACGTCCGACGATTTCGCGGGGACCTATGCCGACCAGCCGGTGATCTTTCAGGGGCTGGCGACTCAGTGGCCCGCATTCCGGAAGTGGACGCCGGAGTTCCTCGTCCAGACCATCGGAGCGGGGACGAACGTCGAGGTGCGCCAGCCCATCGCGCTGGGGGGCACCCAGCAGCAATGGTCCGCGCGGGTGCCCATGGGCGTGTTTGCCTCGGAGGTCCAGTCAGTGCCGGGCCTCTACCTGGCCGAATGGTATCCGAATTCTCACCGACCCGAGCTCCTCGCCGACATCGGGCCGGTTCCCGACTTTCTGGACGAGGACTGGCTCGCCGCGCTCCCCGACCCGGACTTCAGCACGCGAGGTCACATGCCCATCTACTGGGGCGCGGCGGGCAGCGCCACCGATTGCCACTTCGACAACTCCAACACCGTGACCTGGAACGCCTGCCTCCGGGGCACGAAGCGCTGGCTGCTGTTCTCGGGCCGCGAGTTTCCCGAGCCGACCTGGCAGCGGAAGAACGCGGCCATGCGGCTCGTCCGCTCCGGGATCGCGACGGCGAGCAATCGCACGGACAAGTCGACCGGCTTCGTCACCGTGGACGGCATCGAGCGCTATCTCGCCGGCAAGCTGGGTGAGCTTCCCCACGGCATCAAGTTCTACTGGGCAGACGTGCCGGCCGGTGACGTGATCTACGTCCCCTGGCGCTTCTTCCACCAGGTGCACAACGTGACGGTGTCCATCGCAATGAGCCGCTACTACGTCGCGCGGGAGAACTACGAGGCCTACCTGGACTTCCTCCGCGGCGTCAGCCGTACCGGCGCGATGACGGCGCGCGTGCTCCTGGGGTCGAAGGGAATGCGGCGCGCGCTCCAGAGCAGCGTCACGCGGCGCGTCTGCTCCGGGCGGCTGGGCCGGGCCCTGACGTCGGGCGCTCTCCGGCTGACCGGCGTCAAGTCGTCGTAG
- the mqnE gene encoding aminofutalosine synthase MqnE has protein sequence MPATTSAPARFRDRSLAPLWDKVRAGERLSREDGLTLFASDDLHGLGRMADHVKSARHGDRVFFVLNRYVNPTNVCVLSCSFCDFARKPGEEGAFENSIEDVLEMIKPGTREAHIVGGHHPDWPFEYFERMIAAVHAARPETQIKAFTAAEVDYWWRRWKIEPRESLGRLKAAGLHSMPGGGAEIFSKRLAKQLRYSGKADADRWLEIHGIAHGLGIHTNATMLYGHVETLEERLDHLLRLREQQDRSGGFFTFIPLAYQVGTTKLVPRQTPPTDDLRTIAISRLLLDNFPHIEAYWVMIGEETASLALHFGASDVNGTLEDEKIAHMAQAESPAGLAREQILRMIRDAGKIPVERDALYNVVKVWS, from the coding sequence ATGCCTGCGACGACGAGTGCGCCCGCCCGGTTCCGCGACAGGAGCCTGGCGCCCCTGTGGGACAAGGTGCGCGCGGGGGAACGCCTCTCCCGCGAGGACGGCCTCACCCTGTTTGCCTCCGACGATCTCCACGGGCTCGGCCGCATGGCCGATCACGTCAAGAGCGCCCGCCACGGCGACCGCGTCTTCTTCGTGCTGAACCGCTACGTGAACCCCACCAACGTCTGCGTGCTCTCCTGCAGCTTCTGCGACTTCGCGCGCAAGCCCGGGGAGGAAGGCGCGTTCGAGAACTCCATCGAGGATGTGCTGGAGATGATCAAGCCCGGCACCCGCGAGGCGCACATCGTGGGCGGGCACCATCCGGACTGGCCGTTTGAGTACTTCGAGCGGATGATCGCGGCCGTCCACGCCGCGCGCCCGGAGACCCAGATCAAGGCCTTCACCGCCGCCGAGGTCGACTACTGGTGGCGCCGGTGGAAAATCGAGCCGCGCGAGTCCCTCGGCCGGCTCAAGGCCGCGGGCCTGCATTCGATGCCGGGCGGCGGCGCCGAGATCTTCTCGAAGCGGCTCGCCAAGCAGCTTCGCTACAGCGGCAAGGCCGACGCGGACCGATGGCTGGAGATCCACGGGATCGCCCACGGGCTCGGCATCCACACCAATGCCACGATGCTCTATGGTCACGTGGAGACGCTAGAGGAGCGGCTCGATCACCTGCTCCGGCTCCGCGAGCAGCAGGACCGCTCGGGGGGATTTTTCACATTCATTCCCCTTGCCTACCAGGTCGGCACCACCAAGCTGGTGCCGCGGCAGACGCCCCCCACCGACGACCTGCGCACAATCGCGATCTCGCGCCTGCTCCTCGACAACTTTCCCCATATCGAAGCGTACTGGGTGATGATCGGCGAGGAGACGGCCTCGCTCGCGCTCCACTTCGGTGCCTCCGACGTCAACGGCACCCTCGAGGACGAGAAGATCGCTCACATGGCGCAGGCGGAGAGCCCGGCCGGGCTCGCCCGCGAGCAGATCCTCCGCATGATCCGTGACGCCGGCAAGATCCCGGTGGAGCGCGATGCCCTCTACAACGTGGTGAAGGTGTGGAGCTGA
- a CDS encoding extracellular solute-binding protein has translation MSTRRQFLLRSGALVAAGAAASVTPAILVRSARAADKTLKILQWSHFVPAYDKWFDPWAKAWGQSKGIEVTVDHVSFADVVPRATAEVAAQSGHDVHMFLGLASAFEEHVVDLADVARTLEKKYGTPVDLAHRSTYNPFTKKQFALSDMWVPDPGNFHKKVWSDIGMPNGPVTYEDLVKAAPEVKKVAPQMQIPIGIGLSQDIDSNMAVRNILWCHGGSIQDKDGNVVLNSPETLAALEYTKRLYAVGMNQAVLSWNAASNNQAFNAQETSYILNSISAYRTAQDNKLPVIEHYYFTPALKGPKGVQLASEHVMSGYVVWKFSKNQEAAKEFLVALVDASRESMLASKLYNFPSFYGAAAEPGTAMNKKAESGAAWITKQCNADPFGSVPGDKLSLLAKALPWSTNLGHPGFANPAEGEIFDTYVITDMFAKAATGALSPKDSMMEASNRVKEIFGKWRKKGMVGGGKDA, from the coding sequence ATGTCCACTCGCCGGCAATTCCTGCTGAGAAGCGGCGCCCTCGTCGCGGCCGGGGCGGCCGCGTCCGTCACGCCGGCCATCCTCGTCCGCTCCGCCCGCGCCGCCGACAAGACCCTCAAGATCCTGCAGTGGAGCCACTTCGTGCCCGCCTACGACAAGTGGTTCGATCCGTGGGCGAAGGCGTGGGGCCAGTCCAAGGGGATCGAGGTCACGGTGGACCACGTCTCGTTCGCCGACGTGGTGCCGCGCGCCACCGCGGAGGTCGCGGCCCAGTCGGGCCACGACGTGCACATGTTCCTGGGCCTCGCGAGCGCGTTCGAGGAGCACGTGGTCGACCTCGCGGACGTCGCGCGGACCCTCGAGAAGAAGTACGGGACGCCGGTCGACCTCGCCCACCGGAGCACCTACAACCCGTTCACCAAGAAGCAGTTCGCGCTGTCCGACATGTGGGTGCCGGATCCCGGCAACTTCCACAAGAAGGTCTGGAGCGACATCGGGATGCCGAACGGCCCGGTGACCTACGAGGATCTGGTCAAGGCGGCGCCCGAGGTGAAGAAGGTCGCGCCGCAGATGCAGATTCCCATCGGTATCGGACTCTCCCAGGACATCGATTCGAACATGGCGGTGCGCAACATCCTCTGGTGCCACGGCGGCTCCATCCAGGACAAGGACGGCAATGTCGTCCTCAACTCCCCGGAGACGCTCGCCGCCCTCGAGTACACCAAGCGGCTCTACGCGGTGGGGATGAACCAGGCGGTGCTCTCGTGGAACGCGGCGTCGAACAACCAGGCGTTCAACGCCCAGGAGACGTCGTACATCCTCAACTCGATCTCCGCCTACCGCACCGCCCAGGACAACAAGCTGCCGGTGATCGAGCACTATTACTTCACGCCCGCCCTCAAGGGGCCCAAGGGCGTGCAGCTCGCCTCGGAGCACGTCATGAGCGGCTACGTCGTCTGGAAGTTCTCGAAGAACCAGGAAGCGGCCAAGGAGTTCTTGGTGGCCCTCGTTGACGCCTCCCGCGAGTCCATGCTCGCGAGCAAGCTCTACAACTTCCCCTCGTTCTACGGGGCCGCCGCGGAGCCCGGCACCGCGATGAACAAGAAGGCGGAGAGCGGCGCGGCGTGGATCACCAAGCAGTGCAACGCCGATCCGTTCGGCTCGGTGCCCGGCGACAAGCTCTCACTGCTCGCCAAGGCCCTGCCCTGGTCGACCAATCTCGGGCACCCCGGCTTCGCCAATCCCGCCGAGGGTGAGATCTTCGACACCTACGTGATCACGGACATGTTCGCCAAGGCCGCCACCGGTGCCCTGTCGCCGAAGGATTCCATGATGGAGGCCAGCAACCGCGTCAAGGAGATCTTCGGCAAGTGGCGCAAGAAGGGCATGGTCGGCGGCGGCAAGGACGCCTAG
- a CDS encoding glycosyltransferase produces the protein MTGRPKHVLILTASYGSGHNRVAQTLATEFEAAGATARVVDHFRELVHPVFDDASRSLYYAMLRRTPLVWGAAYWLGDQLSVSSPLLVGLNRLGMRKLRRLILAERPDHVVSVHPTPVAALSELRARGVVIPPHTTIFTDFVAHTQWIYPSVDRYCVPAEEIAHDLLARGVPRERVVVTGIPVGTEFSLPADRAAARLALGLSPRLPVLLFMDGSGGGFGRLEDATRKILEMEEPLQALVVTGREERLEARLRQLATARESRVKVFGFVDNIRQLMAAADFLVTKAGGLTLGEALAADLPVISFGSLPGQEARNERFATMAGVALVARSNAQLHRVIVAALRDPVLLKNIRDRVRLYRRPQASRTIVDMVLSTATLAKERAS, from the coding sequence ATGACGGGGCGCCCCAAGCACGTCCTCATCCTCACCGCGTCCTACGGCTCGGGGCACAATCGCGTGGCCCAGACCCTCGCGACGGAGTTCGAGGCGGCGGGCGCGACGGCGCGGGTGGTCGATCACTTCCGCGAGCTCGTGCATCCCGTCTTCGACGACGCCAGCCGCTCGCTCTACTACGCGATGCTTCGCCGCACCCCGCTCGTCTGGGGAGCCGCGTACTGGCTGGGCGATCAGCTCAGCGTGTCGTCGCCGCTGCTCGTGGGACTGAACCGCCTCGGCATGCGGAAGCTCCGCCGACTCATCCTGGCCGAGCGGCCCGACCACGTCGTGTCCGTGCACCCGACCCCGGTGGCCGCCCTGTCCGAGCTGCGGGCCCGCGGCGTCGTCATCCCGCCGCACACGACCATCTTCACGGACTTCGTCGCGCACACCCAGTGGATCTACCCCAGCGTGGACCGCTACTGCGTCCCCGCCGAGGAAATCGCCCACGATCTCCTCGCCCGCGGCGTGCCGAGGGAGCGGGTGGTCGTCACCGGCATTCCCGTCGGCACCGAGTTCTCGCTGCCCGCCGACCGCGCCGCCGCCCGCCTGGCCCTCGGACTGTCGCCGCGCCTGCCCGTGCTGCTCTTCATGGACGGATCGGGCGGGGGATTCGGCCGGCTGGAGGACGCCACGCGGAAGATCCTCGAGATGGAGGAGCCGCTGCAGGCGCTCGTGGTGACCGGTCGTGAGGAGCGGCTCGAGGCGCGGTTGCGCCAGCTGGCGACGGCTCGGGAATCGCGCGTGAAGGTCTTCGGCTTCGTCGACAATATCCGCCAGCTCATGGCCGCCGCCGACTTTCTCGTGACCAAGGCAGGCGGGCTCACCCTCGGCGAGGCGCTCGCCGCCGACCTGCCCGTCATCTCCTTCGGCTCGCTGCCGGGGCAGGAGGCACGGAACGAGCGCTTCGCCACCATGGCGGGAGTGGCCCTGGTCGCGCGCTCCAACGCCCAGCTCCACCGCGTTATCGTCGCCGCGCTCCGCGACCCAGTGCTGCTGAAGAACATCCGCGACCGCGTCCGCCTCTATCGCCGGCCGCAGGCCTCCCGGACCATCGTCGACATGGTGCTGTCCACCGCCACGCTGGCGAAGGAGCGCGCCTCCTGA
- a CDS encoding carbohydrate ABC transporter permease has translation MALAVGHRAIILFFTLFAIFPFYWMVVTSFKQNSDLYVGASNIQHNPFIFNQPPTLDHLRTLFGQTLYPTWLFNTLFVGVVVVAITLLLAVPAAYSLARLTGRWGERLSIGIFLTYLVPSTLLFIPFSRLVSLIGLQNSIWSLVVIYPTFTVPFCTWLLMGFFKTLPKEVEESAMVDGCSRVGAIWRMVLPLAVPGILTVVIFAMTLVIQEFVYSLTFISSVQKMTVSVGIPVALVRGDVYYWGSLMAACLITSVPLAILYNFFLDRFIAGFTVGAIK, from the coding sequence GTGGCGCTGGCCGTCGGCCACCGCGCCATCATCCTGTTCTTCACGCTCTTCGCGATCTTCCCCTTCTACTGGATGGTGGTCACGAGCTTCAAGCAGAACAGCGATCTCTACGTGGGAGCGAGCAATATCCAGCACAATCCCTTCATCTTCAATCAGCCGCCGACCCTCGACCATCTCCGCACGCTATTCGGCCAAACCCTCTATCCCACGTGGCTTTTCAACACGCTCTTCGTGGGAGTCGTGGTGGTCGCCATCACGTTGCTCCTCGCCGTGCCCGCCGCCTACAGCCTGGCTCGCCTCACCGGGCGCTGGGGCGAGCGGCTCAGTATCGGCATCTTCCTGACCTACCTCGTGCCCTCCACCCTGCTCTTCATCCCGTTCTCCCGGCTGGTGTCGCTGATCGGGCTCCAGAACAGCATCTGGTCCCTGGTCGTGATCTACCCGACGTTCACGGTGCCGTTCTGTACCTGGCTCCTCATGGGCTTCTTCAAGACCCTGCCCAAGGAGGTGGAGGAGTCGGCGATGGTCGACGGCTGTAGCCGCGTGGGGGCGATCTGGCGCATGGTTCTTCCCCTGGCCGTGCCCGGCATCCTTACCGTGGTGATCTTCGCCATGACCCTGGTTATCCAGGAGTTCGTCTACAGCCTGACGTTCATCTCGTCGGTGCAGAAGATGACGGTGAGCGTGGGGATTCCGGTGGCCCTGGTGCGGGGCGACGTCTACTACTGGGGCTCGCTCATGGCCGCCTGCCTCATCACGAGCGTGCCGCTGGCCATCCTCTACAATTTCTTCCTCGACCGCTTCATCGCCGGTTTCACCGTGGGCGCCATCAAGTAG
- a CDS encoding polysaccharide deacetylase family protein, with protein MAWAGYAWGSHLLTLGSVWRGSRHRPLATLTFDDGPDPETTPRVLDALAEHGVRGAFFLIGRRAAASPAVVRRIIAEGHDLGNHTWSHRSLWLCGPRATRRAVLDGHDAIAQAAGQPPRYFRAPWGMTNLALFPLLRRLTTPCVFWSVQPERRRAVEPARQIARCARRAAPGAILDLHDADGVPGAGARLAGALPGIVGALRAQGLALVPLRDLL; from the coding sequence CTGGCGTGGGCGGGCTATGCCTGGGGCTCCCATCTCCTCACCCTTGGGAGCGTATGGCGCGGCTCCCGCCACCGCCCGCTCGCGACGCTCACCTTCGACGACGGGCCCGACCCCGAGACCACGCCGAGGGTGCTCGACGCGCTCGCCGAGCACGGCGTGCGGGGCGCCTTCTTTCTCATCGGCCGGCGCGCCGCCGCCTCCCCGGCGGTCGTCAGGCGGATCATTGCCGAGGGCCACGATCTCGGCAATCACACGTGGAGCCATCGGAGCCTCTGGCTCTGCGGGCCGCGCGCCACGCGCCGCGCGGTGCTGGACGGGCACGACGCGATCGCGCAGGCCGCGGGGCAGCCGCCACGCTACTTCCGCGCGCCCTGGGGCATGACCAATCTCGCCCTGTTCCCGCTACTTCGCCGCCTGACCACCCCGTGCGTGTTCTGGAGCGTGCAGCCGGAGCGGCGCCGGGCCGTCGAGCCCGCTCGGCAGATCGCCCGCTGCGCCCGGCGGGCCGCGCCCGGCGCCATCCTCGACCTCCACGACGCCGATGGCGTTCCCGGCGCCGGCGCACGTCTGGCCGGCGCGCTGCCCGGCATCGTCGGTGCCCTGCGCGCGCAGGGGCTCGCGTTGGTGCCGCTCCGCGATCTGCTGTAA